Proteins from a genomic interval of bacterium:
- the gatE gene encoding Glu-tRNA(Gln) amidotransferase subunit GatE gives MSSKLNPQDNYRATLASTGYVPIKQATQATYDAIGFMSGLEVHQQLLTDQKLFCRCPAGRFQKSDDYDAEIVRHMRPTLSELGEYDGTALMEFRTRKNIVYRIKSPTACTYEVDDTPPFPLNRQALEIAIEIALLSKLNLVGEVHIARKQYLDGSIPTGFQRTAIIGVEGSIPLKQKKVRLIQLSLEEDSCREVSDIGHLRIYRTDRLGMPLIETVTYPDMKNPDEVKEACDYIRFLNRSTGKVRTGIGAARQDVNVSCTGGTRVEMKGVSHTKWIPLLTHNECFRQWALLKIRDLLKDRVKQPKDWKMASEPLKPLSGKLESPRARELFSNGNKVMAVNLPGFHGILSHFTQPGKCFADDFSERLKVIACIEKPNMTSSESLDPMLSDKDWDQVRTLLRSSDGDAQLVFWGPEADIKTGLETIDERCRLAFTGVPNETRKVFEDGSTIFERVLPGADRMYPDTDSKPIPLEDARIEEIRRMVPSEVADRYRQLKDWGVPEDCYTYLFVRNLYPVIEKIVKELGQDPKTMGGIFGQLLKNIEGHYQRSPDFSYDRIYDLYKYVKDSKLDAEIVKTMLPVVYQYPKMDFDSVLVNLEFKRFSKDEVVSKIPFLKDKYKSIKTSKLPASEKHWIMGQLRKMAVGNVTLSTLIDLI, from the coding sequence ATGAGCTCAAAGTTAAATCCGCAGGACAACTACCGGGCCACCCTGGCCTCCACCGGCTATGTCCCGATCAAACAGGCCACCCAGGCCACCTACGACGCCATCGGCTTCATGTCGGGGCTGGAGGTGCACCAGCAGCTTCTGACAGACCAGAAGCTGTTCTGCCGCTGCCCGGCCGGACGTTTTCAGAAATCAGATGACTACGATGCCGAGATCGTCCGCCACATGCGGCCCACCCTGTCGGAGCTGGGGGAATACGACGGCACCGCCCTGATGGAATTCCGGACCCGGAAGAACATCGTCTACCGCATCAAGAGCCCCACCGCCTGCACCTACGAGGTGGACGACACCCCGCCATTTCCCCTGAACCGCCAGGCGCTGGAGATCGCCATCGAGATCGCCCTGCTGTCCAAGCTGAACCTGGTGGGCGAGGTCCACATCGCCCGCAAGCAGTACCTGGACGGCAGCATCCCCACCGGGTTCCAGCGCACCGCCATCATCGGGGTGGAGGGCTCGATCCCGCTGAAGCAAAAGAAGGTCCGCCTGATCCAGCTTTCGCTGGAGGAGGACTCCTGCCGCGAGGTCTCGGACATCGGACACCTCCGGATCTACCGCACCGACCGGCTGGGGATGCCGCTGATAGAGACCGTGACCTATCCCGACATGAAGAACCCGGATGAGGTGAAGGAGGCCTGCGACTACATCCGCTTTTTGAACCGCAGCACCGGCAAGGTCCGCACCGGCATCGGGGCGGCCCGCCAGGACGTCAACGTCTCCTGCACCGGCGGCACCCGGGTGGAGATGAAGGGGGTCTCCCACACCAAGTGGATACCGCTTTTGACCCACAATGAATGCTTCCGACAGTGGGCCCTGCTGAAGATCCGAGACCTGCTCAAGGACAGGGTGAAACAGCCCAAGGACTGGAAGATGGCTTCCGAGCCGCTGAAACCCCTATCCGGAAAGCTGGAGAGCCCACGGGCCAGGGAGCTTTTCAGCAACGGGAACAAGGTGATGGCGGTGAACCTGCCGGGATTCCACGGCATCCTGTCGCATTTCACCCAGCCGGGCAAATGCTTCGCCGACGATTTCTCGGAACGGCTGAAGGTGATCGCCTGCATCGAGAAACCGAACATGACCAGCTCCGAATCCCTGGATCCCATGCTTTCGGACAAGGACTGGGACCAGGTCCGCACCCTGCTTCGATCCTCTGACGGCGACGCCCAGCTGGTCTTCTGGGGCCCGGAGGCGGACATCAAGACCGGCCTGGAGACCATCGACGAGCGCTGCCGGCTGGCCTTTACCGGGGTGCCCAACGAGACCAGAAAAGTATTTGAGGACGGGAGCACCATATTTGAGCGGGTGCTGCCCGGGGCCGACCGGATGTACCCTGACACCGATTCCAAGCCCATCCCGCTGGAGGACGCCCGGATAGAGGAGATCAGGAGGATGGTGCCCAGCGAGGTGGCCGACCGCTACCGTCAGTTAAAGGACTGGGGCGTGCCGGAGGATTGCTACACCTACCTCTTCGTCCGGAACCTGTATCCGGTGATAGAGAAGATAGTCAAAGAGCTGGGGCAGGATCCCAAGACCATGGGCGGCATTTTCGGGCAACTATTGAAGAACATCGAGGGGCACTACCAGAGATCGCCGGATTTCTCGTACGACCGCATCTATGACCTGTACAAATACGTGAAGGATAGCAAGCTGGATGCCGAGATCGTCAAAACCATGCTTCCGGTGGTGTACCAGTATCCCAAGATGGACTTTGACTCGGTGCTGGTGAACCTTGAATTCAAGCGGTTCTCCAAGGATGAGGTTGTTTCCAAGATCCCGTTCCTGAAAGATAAATACAAGAGCATCAAAACCTCGAAACTTCCGGCATCAGAGAAGCACTGGATCATGGGACAACTGAGAAAAATGGCAGTAGGGAATGTCACACTATCAACACTGATAGATTTAATATAG
- a CDS encoding CHASE2 domain-containing protein: MSEANRSKKSVGALVGIGVVAAVLAISYLVPGLFQGMENKSYDLRYRLRVGQTNEQDIEDVVIVDIDDASLYQLGRFQNWPRLYHAKVADYLAQGGASAVAFDIFFVESDSLKPDMVQLYQDTKGEQIREKLLQNKPFKQAAEKTPELISAVLESWGYDQDFGAVTAQAGIAYFPFYFTTGKLKDSSDLTARNWSYVLPPAVTEKYQYIKSQSDLYQVGQMTAPIPVLLGSARGTGYYNIEPDDDGVARRQPLFLSLGDRSYPSMDFQIVLDKLGVKKEDVTVELGKYIKAGDKLNIPVDKDGRTLITYFGQFKKFRYISYSDVLTEQVPAEYFKDKIVIVGATAAGLMDLRVVPFSNVFPGPEIHANIMQTLLTGKFVQVVPWHIQLIILVLIGLLTVFVSLRFKPLVAGLILFGMVIVYFVTATVMFDKSLIWVEMVRPLAVVLFTNMAILGYRYLTEEKQKVWIKNMFQGYMSKDLVDKIMANPEMLLMGGDKKEVTVFFSDIKGFSSFSEKLGTPERLIALINEYLGAMSDVVLEYGGYISKYEGDAIMAFWGAPTDDPKHAETAIKCVWAMNQRLQTLNADLAKRSMPNLFTRFGLNTGLVTVGNVGSEKKKSYTAMGDSINLGSRLEGANKEYGTAIMMSEFTYAKVKGLYPVRELDMLRVVGKEQPVRVYELLGISEADVSEKKKKAVEIYLKGLELYRSKQWDQAEAVFRQALEVDPEDGPSQTYIDRCEDFKVLPPPENWDGVFVMKTK; encoded by the coding sequence ATGAGCGAGGCCAATCGCAGCAAGAAATCAGTGGGAGCCCTGGTGGGGATCGGGGTGGTGGCCGCGGTGCTGGCCATATCATACTTGGTACCGGGGCTTTTCCAGGGTATGGAGAACAAGAGCTACGATCTGCGTTACCGCCTGCGGGTGGGTCAGACCAACGAGCAGGACATTGAGGACGTGGTGATTGTGGACATAGACGATGCCTCGCTTTACCAACTGGGCCGTTTCCAAAACTGGCCCCGGCTTTACCATGCTAAAGTGGCCGATTACCTGGCCCAGGGCGGGGCCTCCGCGGTGGCTTTCGACATCTTTTTCGTGGAGAGCGACAGCTTGAAGCCGGACATGGTCCAGCTTTACCAGGATACCAAGGGGGAGCAGATCCGGGAAAAACTATTACAGAATAAACCCTTCAAACAGGCAGCCGAAAAAACGCCGGAGCTGATCAGCGCGGTGCTGGAGAGCTGGGGATACGACCAGGATTTCGGGGCCGTGACGGCCCAAGCCGGCATAGCATACTTTCCCTTCTACTTTACCACCGGCAAACTGAAGGACAGCTCGGACCTGACGGCCCGGAACTGGTCCTATGTGCTGCCTCCGGCGGTCACCGAAAAATACCAGTACATCAAATCCCAGAGCGATCTTTACCAGGTGGGGCAGATGACCGCGCCGATACCGGTGCTGCTGGGATCGGCCCGGGGAACAGGGTACTACAACATCGAGCCCGATGACGACGGGGTGGCCAGGAGACAGCCGTTGTTTCTATCCCTGGGCGACCGCTCTTATCCCTCGATGGACTTTCAGATAGTACTGGACAAGCTGGGGGTCAAGAAGGAAGACGTCACCGTGGAACTGGGCAAGTACATCAAGGCCGGTGACAAGCTTAATATCCCGGTGGATAAGGATGGGCGGACTCTGATCACCTATTTCGGACAGTTCAAAAAATTCCGCTACATCTCCTATTCCGATGTGCTGACCGAGCAGGTGCCGGCCGAATATTTCAAGGACAAGATAGTAATAGTCGGCGCCACCGCCGCCGGCCTGATGGACCTGCGGGTGGTGCCGTTCTCCAACGTCTTTCCCGGCCCGGAGATCCACGCCAACATCATGCAGACACTGCTGACCGGAAAATTCGTTCAAGTTGTTCCCTGGCACATTCAGCTGATCATCCTGGTGCTGATCGGGCTGTTGACGGTGTTCGTCTCCCTGCGCTTCAAGCCGCTGGTGGCGGGGCTGATCTTGTTCGGAATGGTGATAGTTTATTTCGTCACTGCCACCGTAATGTTCGACAAATCGCTGATCTGGGTGGAGATGGTGAGGCCCCTGGCGGTGGTGCTGTTCACCAACATGGCCATCCTGGGCTACCGCTACCTGACCGAGGAAAAGCAGAAGGTCTGGATCAAGAATATGTTCCAGGGCTACATGTCCAAGGACCTGGTGGACAAGATCATGGCCAACCCCGAGATGCTGCTGATGGGCGGCGACAAGAAGGAGGTCACCGTCTTCTTCTCGGACATCAAGGGCTTCTCCTCGTTCTCCGAAAAACTGGGAACCCCGGAGCGGCTGATCGCCCTGATCAACGAATACCTGGGGGCCATGTCCGACGTGGTGCTGGAATACGGCGGGTACATCAGCAAGTACGAGGGCGACGCCATCATGGCCTTCTGGGGCGCCCCCACCGACGATCCCAAGCACGCCGAGACCGCCATCAAGTGCGTCTGGGCCATGAACCAGCGCCTGCAGACCCTGAACGCCGACCTGGCCAAGCGCAGCATGCCCAATCTTTTCACCCGGTTCGGGTTGAACACCGGCCTGGTGACCGTGGGCAACGTGGGCTCGGAAAAGAAGAAGAGCTACACCGCCATGGGCGACTCCATCAACCTGGGCTCGCGGCTGGAGGGGGCCAACAAGGAATACGGCACGGCCATCATGATGTCCGAATTCACCTACGCCAAGGTCAAGGGCCTGTACCCGGTGCGGGAGCTGGACATGCTGAGGGTGGTGGGCAAGGAGCAGCCGGTAAGGGTCTACGAACTGCTGGGGATTTCCGAGGCCGATGTCAGCGAAAAGAAAAAGAAGGCGGTGGAGATCTACCTGAAGGGCCTGGAGCTCTATCGTTCCAAGCAGTGGGACCAGGCCGAGGCCGTCTTCCGGCAGGCTTTGGAAGTTGATCCCGAAGACGGGCCCAGCCAGACCTACATCGACCGCTGCGAGGACTTCAAGGTGCTGCCGCCGCCGGAGAACTGGGACGGCGTGTTCGTGATGAAGACGAAATAG
- the gatD gene encoding Glu-tRNA(Gln) amidotransferase subunit GatD, whose product MTEDIFQGYKGGGLEVLKKYNVRVWGQAEVLTSRGPFKGTVLPRSESDDDQHIVLKIATGYNVGIDIKTITGMTETGYKKANYKIPEKEFPITPGLPRVKLLGTGGTIASRLDYRTGAVIPAFTPGELYGAVPELADICNLTTDKLFAVFSENMGPEQYKKLAVAIGKEIENGIDGIVIGHGTDTLHYTAAALTYMVQNPPVPIVLVGSQRSSDRPSSDAALNLMHATTAAGHGDIAEVMVCMFGPTSDEYGFLHRGTRVRKMHSSYRSTFRTIGDTPLATVTRQGVKPIKQDYHPRRKDRQVKIMPYFEEKIGMIYYYTNMQPDMIDSMVDSGYKGIIIIGTGLGHVNKPLYPAIERAVAKGVHIFMTVQTLWGYVHMFVYDTGRDLMAQGVVPLENMLPEAAYIKLGWVLGQTQDREEVNRMMLAPVSDEITPREPYNGYLIYQGGVPEVEEFIKKVHK is encoded by the coding sequence ATGACAGAAGACATCTTCCAAGGTTACAAGGGCGGGGGGCTGGAGGTCCTCAAGAAATACAACGTCCGGGTGTGGGGCCAGGCCGAGGTGCTTACCAGCCGCGGGCCCTTCAAGGGCACGGTACTGCCCCGGTCGGAGAGCGACGACGACCAGCACATAGTGCTGAAGATCGCCACCGGCTATAACGTGGGCATCGACATCAAGACCATCACCGGAATGACCGAGACCGGCTACAAAAAAGCCAACTACAAGATCCCGGAGAAGGAGTTCCCCATTACCCCGGGCCTGCCCAGGGTCAAACTGCTGGGGACCGGGGGCACCATCGCCAGCCGGCTGGACTACCGCACCGGCGCGGTGATCCCGGCCTTCACCCCGGGCGAGCTTTACGGCGCGGTGCCGGAGCTGGCCGACATCTGCAATTTGACCACCGATAAGCTGTTCGCGGTCTTTTCCGAGAACATGGGGCCGGAGCAGTACAAGAAGCTGGCGGTGGCCATCGGCAAGGAAATCGAGAACGGTATCGACGGCATCGTGATCGGCCACGGCACCGACACTCTGCACTACACCGCGGCCGCTCTGACCTACATGGTCCAGAACCCCCCGGTACCGATCGTTTTGGTGGGCTCGCAGCGCTCCTCCGACCGCCCCAGCTCCGACGCCGCCTTGAACCTGATGCACGCCACCACCGCCGCCGGGCACGGGGACATCGCCGAGGTGATGGTCTGCATGTTCGGCCCCACCTCCGACGAATACGGCTTTCTGCACCGGGGCACCCGGGTCCGCAAGATGCATTCCTCCTACCGTTCCACCTTCCGCACCATCGGGGACACCCCGCTGGCCACAGTTACCCGCCAGGGGGTCAAGCCCATCAAGCAGGATTACCATCCCCGGCGCAAGGACCGCCAGGTCAAGATCATGCCCTACTTTGAGGAGAAGATAGGAATGATCTACTATTACACCAACATGCAGCCGGACATGATAGATTCCATGGTGGACAGCGGCTACAAGGGGATCATCATCATCGGCACCGGATTGGGGCACGTCAACAAGCCGCTGTACCCGGCCATCGAACGGGCGGTGGCCAAGGGGGTCCACATCTTCATGACGGTGCAGACATTGTGGGGCTACGTCCACATGTTCGTCTATGACACCGGGCGCGATCTGATGGCCCAGGGAGTGGTGCCCCTGGAGAACATGCTTCCCGAAGCCGCTTACATCAAGCTGGGCTGGGTGCTGGGGCAGACCCAGGACCGTGAGGAAGTAAACCGGATGATGCTGGCGCCGGTCAGCGACGAGATTACCCCCCGGGAGCCTTACAACGGTTACCTGATCTACCAGGGCGGGGTGCCCGAGGTGGAGGAGTTCATCAAAAAGGTGCATAAGTAA
- a CDS encoding GAF domain-containing protein: protein MPPARKKSGLLPARSARAALLPTAKSELSSLKMKLKVLQRVNEIAASTFDVQPLLDRAMDLVTEIAPSEAGSLLLLSSDRTYLKFSIVKGPASHKLEGLEIPIGQGIAGWVAKTGIPLTVNDVQNEPKWKKEIADNVEFPTRSILCVPLKSRAEVIGVVELINKLRGEDYNDDDLEIIELLGAHLSTLIENSRLYSEAREKVERITAMAETSALISSSLDVKRVLETVMNVAKDVIDAEASSIFLYDEEKHEFFFEIATGDAGDAVKQIRVPWGKGMVGWAAEHMQTLLVPDVTKDPRFYSKVDEKSKFQTRNAITVPLKPKNKLIGVAQVLNKKGGLFTREDVELFETLARQAAVAIENASLYTDLQELFLNSIRTVVSLIDAKDDYTAGHSSRVTKYSMMIADQLGFSPEDRKRLELAALLHDVGKIGMPDAILKKPSGLTPEEFAIVKDHPNKGAEALEPIKQMKDIIPGVRHHHEKLDGRGYPAGLAGDQVPMDAQIICVGDSYDAMNSDRPYRKGLGMEESVKRLRQDSGTQFNPALVEAFVKALEKEAKK, encoded by the coding sequence ATGCCGCCAGCCAGGAAAAAGTCAGGGCTTTTGCCGGCCCGGTCCGCCAGGGCCGCCCTGCTGCCCACCGCCAAGAGCGAGCTCTCCAGCCTTAAGATGAAGCTCAAGGTGCTGCAGAGGGTCAACGAGATCGCCGCCAGCACCTTCGACGTCCAGCCATTGCTGGACCGGGCCATGGACCTGGTGACCGAGATCGCGCCTTCCGAGGCCGGCTCTCTGCTTCTTTTGTCCTCCGATCGCACCTATTTGAAATTCTCCATCGTCAAGGGGCCGGCCTCCCACAAGCTGGAGGGGCTGGAGATCCCCATCGGGCAGGGCATTGCCGGCTGGGTGGCCAAGACCGGGATCCCGCTGACGGTCAACGACGTCCAGAACGAGCCCAAGTGGAAGAAGGAGATCGCCGACAACGTGGAGTTCCCCACCCGGAGCATCCTCTGCGTGCCCTTGAAATCCAGGGCCGAGGTCATCGGGGTGGTGGAGCTGATCAACAAGCTGCGGGGCGAGGATTACAACGACGACGACCTGGAGATCATTGAACTCCTGGGCGCCCATCTTTCCACCCTGATCGAGAACAGCCGGCTCTATTCCGAGGCCCGGGAGAAGGTGGAGAGGATCACCGCCATGGCCGAGACCAGCGCCCTGATCTCCTCGTCACTGGATGTCAAACGCGTCTTGGAGACCGTGATGAACGTGGCCAAGGACGTGATCGACGCCGAAGCCTCCTCCATCTTCCTGTATGACGAGGAGAAGCACGAGTTCTTCTTTGAGATCGCCACCGGCGACGCCGGCGACGCGGTCAAGCAGATCAGGGTGCCCTGGGGCAAGGGGATGGTGGGCTGGGCGGCCGAGCACATGCAGACCCTGCTGGTCCCCGACGTCACCAAGGACCCCCGGTTCTATTCCAAGGTGGATGAGAAATCAAAGTTCCAGACCCGCAATGCCATCACCGTTCCCTTAAAGCCCAAGAACAAGCTGATCGGGGTGGCCCAGGTGCTTAACAAGAAAGGCGGGCTGTTCACCCGCGAGGACGTGGAGCTGTTCGAAACTTTGGCCCGCCAGGCGGCGGTGGCCATCGAGAACGCCAGCCTGTACACCGACCTCCAGGAGCTGTTCCTGAACTCCATCCGGACCGTGGTCAGCCTGATCGACGCCAAGGACGACTACACCGCCGGCCATTCCTCCCGGGTCACCAAGTATTCCATGATGATCGCCGACCAGCTGGGCTTTTCACCGGAGGACCGCAAGCGGCTGGAGCTGGCGGCCCTGCTCCACGACGTGGGCAAGATCGGGATGCCGGACGCCATCTTAAAGAAGCCTTCGGGGCTGACCCCTGAGGAGTTCGCCATCGTCAAGGACCACCCCAACAAGGGGGCCGAGGCGCTGGAGCCCATCAAGCAGATGAAGGACATCATCCCCGGGGTGAGGCACCACCACGAGAAGCTGGACGGACGGGGCTACCCGGCCGGGCTGGCCGGCGACCAAGTGCCGATGGACGCCCAGATCATCTGCGTGGGGGATTCCTACGACGCCATGAACTCCGACCGTCCCTACCGCAAGGGTTTGGGGATGGAGGAATCGGTCAAACGCCTGCGCCAGGACAGCGGGACCCAGTTCAATCCGGCCCTGGTGGAGGCTTTCGTCAAAGCTTTGGAGAAGGAGGCTAAGAAATGA
- a CDS encoding molybdopterin-dependent oxidoreductase, whose translation MKQTFTICPHCGCGCGLYLVQQDGRTGGVTASQEHYFSAGQLCARGWTGYQLLWSPLRIKTPLYKKNGGLAPIGYDKGLEAAAKKLKSIKEKHGPQSIGVIASSRLTVEEAQALRSFAKDILETPNCDSAARLGYLAMEFSKTAASTDIAGADLILVLGANLMEENPMLGARVVSACKPEADRPYQSADLSHVIAGQPARLAVMDSRKSALADAAELFLKTVPGNEAGALLSLLKVLIEKYQLESKDPAFRKVKEALAKMTWENLLSNTGLVLPGLEQLGAMIASAKAPLLIFGRSLFTGHDAAAARSALTGLSLLLPEKLSVLQSAAAANDWGCARILGPDKGQGYLEMMESLVSGKIKALVLVGEDPLKTLGGKEGVAQALAQAELVVAFDHFVSESHQYAEAVFPLALSFEKEGSFCNLDGKRQKFEQALKPDFDIKSLEESLKTMASVIGGKLDPRDEFNLPAKTGWDAAFDLSKAAPQGFVLELGTAYPHLYGDDQLTFNSCHLTREFAGGFVELHPENIKELGVRAGWKVKVTSAAGSLVATARANPDLVKKTAFMPVHFGGNLLAPAKPNHQLKTPQLRGIAVKIEKT comes from the coding sequence ATGAAACAGACCTTTACCATTTGCCCCCATTGCGGCTGCGGCTGCGGCCTTTATCTGGTTCAGCAGGATGGCCGGACCGGAGGAGTGACCGCCAGCCAGGAGCACTATTTTTCGGCCGGACAGCTTTGCGCCCGGGGCTGGACCGGTTACCAGTTGTTATGGTCGCCGCTCCGGATAAAGACCCCGCTCTATAAAAAGAACGGCGGTCTGGCTCCCATCGGCTACGACAAGGGATTGGAGGCCGCGGCCAAGAAGCTTAAGTCCATCAAGGAAAAGCACGGTCCCCAGAGCATCGGGGTCATCGCCTCCTCGCGGCTGACGGTGGAGGAAGCCCAGGCCCTGCGCTCGTTCGCCAAAGACATCCTGGAAACTCCCAATTGCGACAGCGCTGCCCGGCTGGGTTACCTGGCGATGGAGTTTTCTAAAACAGCCGCCTCCACTGACATTGCCGGAGCCGACCTGATCCTGGTGCTGGGCGCAAACCTGATGGAAGAGAACCCCATGCTGGGGGCCAGGGTGGTCTCGGCCTGCAAGCCGGAGGCCGACCGGCCCTATCAGTCGGCCGACCTGAGCCACGTCATTGCCGGCCAGCCCGCCCGGCTGGCGGTGATGGACAGCCGCAAAAGCGCGCTGGCCGATGCGGCGGAATTGTTCCTGAAGACCGTTCCCGGCAATGAGGCCGGGGCGCTGCTGTCCCTGCTTAAAGTATTGATTGAAAAATACCAGCTGGAATCCAAGGATCCGGCTTTCCGCAAGGTCAAGGAAGCCTTGGCCAAGATGACCTGGGAGAACCTGCTGTCCAACACCGGACTGGTGCTGCCGGGTCTGGAGCAGCTGGGGGCCATGATCGCCTCCGCCAAGGCTCCGCTTTTGATATTCGGGCGCAGCCTGTTCACCGGGCACGATGCGGCGGCGGCCCGCTCAGCCCTGACCGGCCTGTCGCTGCTGCTGCCGGAAAAACTTTCGGTGCTTCAGTCTGCCGCCGCCGCCAACGACTGGGGATGCGCCCGGATATTGGGCCCGGACAAGGGACAAGGCTATCTGGAGATGATGGAATCGCTGGTCTCCGGGAAAATAAAAGCCCTGGTGCTGGTGGGCGAGGATCCCCTGAAGACGCTGGGCGGAAAAGAGGGGGTGGCCCAGGCCCTGGCCCAGGCCGAGCTGGTGGTGGCCTTCGATCATTTTGTCTCCGAGAGCCATCAGTACGCCGAAGCGGTATTCCCGCTGGCCCTGTCCTTTGAAAAGGAAGGCTCATTCTGCAACCTGGACGGAAAACGGCAGAAATTCGAGCAGGCCCTCAAACCGGATTTTGATATCAAGTCACTGGAAGAGTCATTAAAGACCATGGCTTCGGTGATCGGCGGAAAACTGGATCCCAGGGACGAGTTCAACCTGCCGGCCAAGACCGGGTGGGACGCGGCCTTCGATCTATCCAAGGCGGCCCCCCAGGGCTTTGTGCTGGAACTGGGCACGGCCTATCCCCATCTTTACGGGGACGACCAGCTGACCTTCAACAGCTGTCACCTGACCCGGGAATTTGCCGGCGGCTTTGTGGAACTGCATCCCGAAAACATCAAGGAACTAGGGGTCAGGGCGGGATGGAAGGTCAAGGTCACTTCTGCGGCCGGAAGCCTGGTGGCCACGGCCCGGGCCAATCCCGATCTGGTCAAAAAGACCGCCTTCATGCCGGTTCACTTCGGCGGCAACCTGCTGGCCCCGGCCAAGCCCAACCATCAGTTGAAGACCCCGCAGCTTAGGGGCATAGCGGTCAAGATAGAAAAGACCTGA
- a CDS encoding class I SAM-dependent methyltransferase, which translates to MKNSWEKYWSNSTNHEWWKKPAKEVVEFVSCLDNDEYKNTLDLGCGLGRHSILFAKAGFSVYAIDKSSEAIVRLNEWASQENCSIHSECCDIFDNRLDGQCFDIVLSYNVIYHGYIDDFQRAVKRVHELLRSGGKFFFTCPTRDDGKYGFGEKVAEHTYLCTKSVTPGDIHYFADKNSIAGMLKGYDIEKIVKDEGTWLNSGKEQFYSNWIITAVKS; encoded by the coding sequence ATGAAAAACAGCTGGGAGAAATACTGGTCTAATTCCACAAATCATGAGTGGTGGAAAAAACCGGCAAAGGAAGTCGTTGAGTTTGTTTCTTGTTTGGATAATGACGAATATAAAAATACGCTCGATCTAGGTTGCGGCCTGGGCCGTCACTCAATACTCTTTGCAAAAGCCGGTTTTTCAGTTTACGCCATCGATAAATCATCGGAAGCTATTGTACGGCTAAATGAATGGGCAAGCCAAGAGAATTGCAGCATACATTCCGAATGTTGCGATATATTTGATAATAGGCTTGACGGGCAATGCTTTGATATAGTTCTTTCATACAATGTGATCTACCACGGCTATATAGATGATTTTCAGAGGGCTGTTAAACGAGTTCATGAATTGCTAAGGAGCGGCGGGAAGTTCTTTTTTACTTGTCCGACAAGGGATGACGGGAAATACGGTTTTGGGGAAAAAGTGGCAGAACATACTTACCTATGCACCAAATCGGTTACTCCTGGCGATATTCATTACTTCGCGGATAAAAATTCCATTGCTGGAATGCTGAAGGGATATGATATCGAGAAGATTGTGAAAGATGAAGGAACTTGGTTAAACTCAGGGAAAGAACAATTCTATTCAAATTGGATAATAACGGCGGTAAAGTCATAG